One region of Chryseobacterium sp. C-71 genomic DNA includes:
- a CDS encoding phosphocholine-specific phospholipase C: MMILAVSFLLIIFDMNRREFLEKSGILMAGLGTSSMLHPAILKALTIEAATGSTFYDAEHVVILMQENRSFDHAFGSLKGVRGFLDQTAFVKEDGHSVFFQKNNDGKYAAPGRLDLKNTKSTWMSSLPHSWSDQQHALNGMKYDKWLQAKASGNKNYKEMPLTLGYYNREDLPFYYQLADSFTIFDQYFCSSLTGTTPNRLFFWSGTIREQQNGKVKANVYNDNIDYDKNRQARWKSFPEILEEKDVSWRIYQNEISLPKGMPGEEESWLSNFTDNPIEWFSNFNVKFSTGYHQNIPNLMNHLKTEIERNPKNKERFENLIKELEEDLIKYHPDNFAKLSQKEKNLHKKAFTINSYDPDYWNLEVGKDENGERLVVPKGDVLHQFKKDVQDKKLPTVSWLVAPERFSDHPGSPWYGAWYISEVLNILTQDPETWKKTIFIINYDENDGYFDHIIPFAPPVNPNQPVDINGKEGVEYVNKNQEYMSSADLRDNERIEGTVGLGFRVPMIIASPWTKGGFVNSQVSDHTSVLQFLEKFIKKKYNKDVAIDNISDWRRAICGDLTSAFNKAESKIPTMNYLDQKEYAKIINSAKNKPTPDLKWYSEKEINHQLLQIQERGIKPSNPLPYDYEVNLKNNKIVMTNLKDTAVPLIIYDKNKFDTADYYFSYALYSNNEISHEVNEAAYNYEILGPNGFVRKFKGNKKEEVEVTLSNNISKNEVEIKLKKTSAHKTDIILENLYDREKQEISLKSSGEKIIFNLDKTKGWYDLKIKTENNNWHFAGRIESGKPTVTDPHWS; the protein is encoded by the coding sequence ATGATGATACTTGCGGTTTCTTTCTTACTTATTATTTTTGATATGAACAGGAGAGAATTTTTAGAAAAATCAGGCATTTTAATGGCCGGTTTGGGAACTTCAAGTATGTTGCATCCTGCAATTTTAAAAGCTTTAACCATAGAAGCTGCGACAGGATCTACATTTTATGATGCAGAACACGTTGTGATTTTGATGCAGGAAAACCGTTCTTTTGATCACGCTTTCGGATCTTTGAAAGGAGTTCGGGGATTTTTAGATCAAACTGCATTTGTAAAAGAAGATGGTCACTCGGTATTTTTTCAGAAAAATAATGATGGAAAATATGCTGCTCCGGGAAGATTAGATTTAAAAAATACCAAATCTACGTGGATGAGCTCACTCCCCCATTCTTGGTCTGATCAGCAACACGCTCTGAATGGAATGAAGTATGATAAATGGCTTCAGGCAAAAGCTTCAGGAAATAAAAATTATAAGGAAATGCCGTTGACTTTAGGTTATTACAATCGTGAAGATTTACCTTTTTACTATCAGTTGGCAGATTCATTTACTATTTTTGATCAGTATTTCTGTTCGTCATTAACGGGAACTACACCCAACAGATTATTTTTTTGGTCTGGAACGATTCGTGAACAGCAAAATGGCAAAGTAAAAGCCAATGTTTACAATGATAACATTGATTATGATAAAAACAGACAGGCAAGATGGAAAAGTTTTCCTGAAATATTAGAAGAAAAAGATGTCTCGTGGAGAATTTATCAAAACGAAATCAGTCTTCCGAAAGGAATGCCGGGTGAAGAAGAATCTTGGCTGAGCAATTTTACCGATAATCCCATTGAATGGTTTTCTAATTTTAATGTCAAATTTTCTACAGGTTACCATCAAAATATTCCCAATCTCATGAATCATTTAAAAACTGAAATTGAGAGAAATCCGAAAAACAAAGAACGTTTTGAAAATTTAATTAAAGAGCTTGAAGAAGATTTAATAAAATACCATCCTGACAATTTTGCAAAGCTTTCACAAAAAGAAAAAAATCTTCACAAAAAAGCATTCACCATCAATTCGTATGATCCTGATTACTGGAATTTAGAAGTGGGAAAAGATGAAAACGGTGAAAGGCTGGTTGTGCCGAAAGGTGATGTCTTACATCAGTTCAAAAAAGATGTACAAGACAAAAAACTTCCAACAGTTTCCTGGTTGGTTGCGCCTGAGAGGTTTTCTGATCATCCGGGTTCGCCTTGGTACGGAGCATGGTATATTTCTGAAGTTCTGAATATTCTTACACAAGATCCTGAAACCTGGAAAAAAACAATTTTCATTATAAATTATGATGAAAATGATGGTTATTTTGATCATATTATCCCTTTTGCTCCGCCCGTCAATCCTAATCAACCCGTTGATATTAACGGAAAAGAAGGTGTAGAATATGTGAATAAGAATCAGGAATATATGTCAAGTGCTGATCTTCGTGATAACGAAAGAATAGAGGGAACGGTCGGTTTAGGATTTCGTGTTCCGATGATTATAGCTTCACCTTGGACGAAAGGTGGTTTTGTCAACTCTCAGGTTTCTGATCATACTTCGGTTTTACAATTTCTTGAAAAATTTATAAAGAAAAAATATAATAAAGATGTAGCGATAGACAACATCAGCGATTGGCGTAGAGCAATCTGTGGTGACTTGACGTCAGCTTTCAACAAAGCTGAAAGCAAAATTCCTACAATGAATTATTTGGATCAAAAAGAGTATGCGAAGATCATTAATTCAGCAAAAAATAAACCTACACCCGATCTCAAATGGTATTCTGAAAAAGAAATCAATCATCAATTATTACAAATTCAGGAAAGAGGCATAAAACCATCCAACCCATTACCATACGACTATGAGGTCAATCTTAAAAATAATAAGATTGTAATGACCAACCTTAAAGATACTGCGGTACCTTTAATTATTTATGATAAAAATAAATTTGATACAGCAGATTATTATTTTTCTTATGCGCTCTATTCAAACAATGAGATCTCTCACGAAGTGAATGAGGCCGCATATAATTATGAAATATTAGGACCTAACGGTTTTGTAAGAAAATTTAAAGGAAATAAAAAAGAAGAGGTAGAAGTAACTTTATCAAATAACATTTCGAAAAATGAAGTAGAAATAAAACTGAAAAAGACTTCTGCTCACAAAACAGATATTATTTTAGAAAATCTGTATGACAGAGAAAAACAAGAAATCTCTCTCAAATCATCAGGAGAAAAAATTATTTTCAATCTTGATAAAACAAAAGGTTGGTACGATCTCAAAATAAAAACTGAAAATAACAACTGGCATTTTGCGGGAAGAATAGAATCAGGAAAACCTACAGTGACGGATCCTCATTGGTCTTAA
- a CDS encoding WxL protein host-binding domain-containing protein translates to MLKRIIFFIILMFSSFLVKANIVILNGLSHNYKVENGQVYKGKISLENTSNQPQNIKIFLQDFSYQSDGSIQYTTPNTNPKSNAEWIKMNTNLINVKSKEKTEILYEITVPKQVTDVGSYWSVIIVEPVDNIKPSNEKQGVNITSIVRYAIQIITDIDSEKATPNLKFEGVKIEKEDKLQILKIAVANEGNLYCKPSITIEIYNKKNGDKIATFSSLPMGLLPQTSKSFYIDISKMPPEKYNAVLIATDKDENAFALNVELEIKND, encoded by the coding sequence ATGCTAAAGCGAATCATCTTTTTCATTATCCTGATGTTTTCATCTTTCCTTGTGAAAGCTAACATTGTCATTCTGAACGGGCTTTCACACAACTATAAAGTTGAAAACGGACAAGTTTATAAAGGAAAAATAAGCTTGGAAAACACGAGCAATCAACCGCAGAACATAAAAATATTTCTGCAGGATTTTAGTTATCAATCAGACGGATCTATACAGTATACTACTCCCAATACCAATCCTAAAAGCAATGCTGAATGGATTAAGATGAATACAAATTTAATCAACGTAAAATCAAAGGAAAAGACAGAAATCTTATACGAAATCACAGTTCCAAAACAAGTTACTGATGTAGGAAGCTATTGGAGTGTAATCATTGTAGAACCAGTAGACAACATTAAGCCAAGCAACGAAAAACAAGGCGTAAATATAACATCCATTGTTCGATACGCTATTCAAATCATCACTGATATAGATTCTGAAAAAGCAACGCCCAATCTGAAATTTGAAGGAGTAAAAATTGAAAAAGAAGATAAACTACAAATTTTAAAAATTGCAGTCGCCAACGAAGGAAATCTTTATTGTAAGCCGAGTATTACTATTGAGATATATAACAAAAAAAACGGAGACAAAATCGCAACTTTTTCAAGTCTGCCAATGGGGCTGCTACCACAGACTTCAAAATCGTTTTATATCGATATCAGTAAAATGCCTCCTGAAAAATACAATGCGGTTCTCATTGCCACTGATAAGGACGAAAATGCATTCGCACTTAATGTTGAACTAGAAATAAAGAATGATTAA